GGCGGTGGTGTAGAGGCGCGAAGTTTCGCCGCTGACGCTGCGGTGGTCAAAGCGCATGCTGAAACCGTTGCGCAAGGTGGCCACGTAGACCATGCCGGGTGCGCCAACGGCGGCGGCGGGTAACGGAGCAGCGGATGAATCGGCCCGGGCGACCGCTGTCATCACCGCCAGCAAAACCAAGATTTGTGCCAGGGTCCTCATAATTGTGAATGCGACTTCGCGGCCCCCAATGGGGCGCCTAAAACCTGTTCGACGGCAGCAGCAACACCGCTCTGATCGTTGGATGCGGTCTCCGTCCAGCCAAACTGCTTCAGCTCAGAGCACGCGTTCCCCATTATGACCGGTACCCCGGCAAACTCAAGCATTTCCACATCATTATAGTTATCACCAATGGCCATGACCTGGTTACGAATGATTCCCCGGTGGCTTGACCAGCGCTCCAGGGCGTGCCCCTTGGAGCAGCCGGAATGGAGGATGTCCACGATGGTCAGATCGCGGGCGATGTATTCCGTCTTGAGAACGGTGATCTCATTCGCCATTCCTGCCGAGGCCAGGCGAGCTTGCGCCTGGTGCATGCGGGCGACGCTGCCGCAGAACATCAATTGAATGGGATCAGTGACCAGAGCATCCTCCAGCGGCGCCACGCGCTCGATATAGGCCGCATTCTTGTCCATCCAGCGGCTGATGGAGGCGTGCAGCTCGTCGGTGCGCTCGACCACCAGGGCGCCGCGTCCCTCGCGCTCAAAGGTAAGGACAGCGTAGCCGCGAAATTCGTCCATGTAGCGGATCAGCTTGCGCGCGCTGGCGGCGGGCAGCTTGTCGGTGAAGAAGTGTTCGCCGCGGGTGGACATGGTGACGGCGCCATTGGAGCTGATCAGCCAGAGGTCGAAGCCGAGGGCCTGGGCAATCGGCATGGCAAAGATGTGACGGCGGCCGGTGACCAGGACAATCTCGATACCGGCATCGTGGGCTCGCCGCAGGGCCGCCAGGTTAGCGGCCGGGACTTGGAATTGGGGATCGAGCAGGGTGCCATCAATGTCGATGGCGATCAGTCTGATATTCGGAGTCACTGGGTTCATTCTAACGAAAAACAGGCGAACCGTGATTGTAGAGAAGTCGGTCAGCCGGTCAGTCGAACCGAGCGACTGAGAGACTAAAAGACTGACAGCTGACAGATGGCCTGGAAAACCAGCCCGGGGGAGAATAATTTGCATGCGCCGGGCGAACGATTGTGGGTGACGCGATTGGAGGACGGCATTTATTCTGTTCGCGCTGTCGCGAGCATCGAACCCAAACGGCGCAGTTTTCGCCGGCAAACGCGCGGGGAACAGTCCAGTGGCACAACGAAAAAAATCGATGTTGCGCCCTGCCAAGC
The DNA window shown above is from Terriglobales bacterium and carries:
- a CDS encoding Cof-type HAD-IIB family hydrolase, yielding MTPNIRLIAIDIDGTLLDPQFQVPAANLAALRRAHDAGIEIVLVTGRRHIFAMPIAQALGFDLWLISSNGAVTMSTRGEHFFTDKLPAASARKLIRYMDEFRGYAVLTFEREGRGALVVERTDELHASISRWMDKNAAYIERVAPLEDALVTDPIQLMFCGSVARMHQAQARLASAGMANEITVLKTEYIARDLTIVDILHSGCSKGHALERWSSHRGIIRNQVMAIGDNYNDVEMLEFAGVPVIMGNACSELKQFGWTETASNDQSGVAAAVEQVLGAPLGAAKSHSQL